A section of the Phaseolus vulgaris cultivar G19833 chromosome 8, P. vulgaris v2.0, whole genome shotgun sequence genome encodes:
- the LOC137824570 gene encoding uncharacterized protein, which yields MENSPNGRQGCISKQFTDEEVYVKQPSCFIQSGKEEKVYRLTKALYGLKQVPRAWDKKIDSFLRAIRFKKCASDHGLLSNLKMIGAFKLIMMKEFKTTDLGLMSYFLGIEVIQGDDGIFIQQRKFAAEFLKKFKMEDSNPKQSIVALSTCEAEYVATTTSSCQSIWLSNIMTQIGFNLDVPIKIYVDNVSAINLAKNPIKRSYCRYSDGDQAQVDMEANHQEQEELDHGLDRSPNTLSLPVPTDYNSNYDISFDFAPHHEPEEPATIENTPSAPPRQST from the exons ATGGAAAATTCACCAAATGGACGTCAAGGATGCATTTCTAAACAGTTCACTGATGAGGAGGTTTATGTAAAGCAGCCGTCGTGTTTCATACAATCTGGCAAAGAGGAGAAGGTATACAGACTAACTaaggctttatatggtcttaaacaggTACCAAGGGCTTGGGACAAAAAGATTGATTCATTTCTTCGTGCTATTAGATTCAAAAAATGTGCATCCGATCATGGTCTTTT AAGTAATCTCAAGATGATTGGTGCCTTCAAGCTTATCATGATGAAGGAATTTAAGACGACTGATCTCGGTCTTATGTCCTACTTTTTGGGCATTGAAGTCATCCAAGGAGACGATGGAATCTTCATTCAACAAAGGAAATTTGCTGCTGAGTTTTTAAAGAAGTTTAAGATGGAGGATTCAAACCCA AAACAGTCAATTGTTGCATTATCCACATGTGAAGCTGAGTATGTAGCAACAACAACAAGTTCTTGTCAATCAATTTGGCTCAGtaatatcatgactcaaattggttttaatctagatgttccaatcaaaatttatgttgataatgtctctgcaattaatcttgcaaagaatccg ATCAAAAGATCATATTGCAGATattctgatggagatcaagctcaagtggacatggaggccaatcatcaagagcaagaagag TTGGATCATGGTCTTGATAGGAGCCCCAACACATTATCTCTACCTGTTCCTACTGACTATAATTCAAATTATgatatttcttttgactttGCACCTCACCATGAGCCCGAGGAACCTGCCACCATTGAGAACACCCCCTCTGCTCCACCTAGACAGTCCACTTGA